In a genomic window of bacterium:
- a CDS encoding nucleotidyl transferase AbiEii/AbiGii toxin family protein — protein sequence MQDLKKNEQFELEILDKLNSGRFLTYLVFGGGTMLRLCYGLDRYSVDLDFWVVKKINFNKLFSDLKTYIGQFYTLTDTANKFYTILLEVKSPNYPRALKIEIRKEIRKIKTASAIAYSPDANIQVLLKVVALSEMMRAKIEAFLNRKEIRDVYDIEFLIKKGVDIETSPENLNALLKEIENLTQKDYTVKLGSLLEPIQRKYYKSENFKILTFKIKEMLSEKSSKAVGKYAEY from the coding sequence ATGCAAGATTTAAAAAAAAATGAACAATTCGAGCTTGAAATCCTGGATAAATTGAATAGTGGTAGATTTTTGACTTATCTGGTATTTGGTGGTGGAACAATGCTACGGCTCTGCTATGGATTAGACCGCTATTCTGTGGACCTGGATTTTTGGGTTGTTAAAAAAATCAATTTTAATAAGTTATTCTCTGACCTCAAAACTTATATAGGACAATTTTATACCTTAACTGACACCGCTAATAAATTCTATACGATACTTCTGGAAGTAAAATCACCAAATTATCCTCGTGCCTTAAAAATTGAAATTAGAAAAGAGATTAGAAAGATTAAAACTGCATCTGCCATTGCCTATAGTCCAGATGCCAATATACAAGTCCTCTTAAAGGTAGTAGCGTTATCAGAAATGATGAGAGCCAAGATAGAAGCATTTTTAAATAGAAAAGAAATAAGAGATGTATATGATATAGAATTTTTAATTAAAAAGGGTGTTGACATAGAAACATCACCTGAAAATCTAAATGCATTACTTAAAGAAATAGAAAATCTTACCCAGAAAGATTATACAGTTAAACTTGGATCTTTATTGGAACCAATTCAAAGAAAATATTATAAAAGCGAAAATTTCAAGATTCTTACTTTTAAAATAAAGGAAATGTTATCAGAAAAATCCTCTAAAGCGGTGGGAAAATATGCTGAATATTAA
- a CDS encoding type II secretion system protein GspK has protein sequence MSTFIFLHFAIPCVIIKNMNHSLNSNKGIALIMTLWLVMILAIMAFEIVNLMRVESNVVINFKEDAQAYSLAEAGVIQAINSLLTDESKDYDSLEDSWAKGISQELQIGSFTVKIVDEQRKININEIDANILQEFIKRFVSTKADELTENICDFKDANFKKWDGRQEEKDNKNLLFDTIYELQLVKEMVSDEKNLFYDIKDYITVVGPINLNIIDAPILATLMYQTGTQTDNLKLEQKIEEYEDLANKAIDFRKAKKQGEGALPYIISNTETRLITALGKEHYENIKPFITWLGKINVNTASKEVLYAYFLGTLGADSTHFADEIISARNKSPFKTYLELDDRIAEFNTIKKANDYVPVREYLTVKSTQFTIESVGHLTNSPFTKKITAIVEREEKSGKFQVKILSWHAS, from the coding sequence ATGTCAACTTTTATTTTCTTGCATTTTGCTATTCCCTGTGTTATAATTAAAAATATGAATCATTCCCTTAATTCAAACAAAGGTATAGCATTAATAATGACCTTATGGCTGGTGATGATACTTGCCATTATGGCATTTGAAATAGTAAATCTAATGCGAGTTGAATCAAATGTCGTCATCAATTTTAAGGAAGATGCCCAGGCATATTCCTTAGCCGAAGCAGGTGTTATTCAGGCGATAAATTCTTTGCTTACCGACGAATCTAAAGATTATGATTCTCTTGAAGATTCCTGGGCAAAGGGAATCTCTCAAGAATTACAAATTGGTAGTTTTACCGTTAAAATCGTTGATGAACAAAGAAAGATAAATATTAATGAAATAGACGCAAACATTTTACAGGAATTCATTAAACGATTTGTTTCAACAAAGGCTGATGAATTAACTGAAAATATCTGTGATTTTAAAGACGCAAATTTTAAAAAATGGGACGGAAGGCAAGAGGAAAAAGACAATAAAAATCTATTATTTGACACTATCTATGAGTTACAATTGGTAAAAGAAATGGTGTCTGATGAAAAAAATCTTTTTTATGACATTAAAGATTACATTACGGTTGTTGGACCAATAAACCTGAATATTATTGACGCCCCAATTCTTGCTACCTTGATGTATCAAACAGGAACCCAGACCGATAATCTAAAATTAGAGCAAAAAATCGAAGAATATGAAGATTTGGCAAATAAAGCTATTGATTTTAGAAAGGCGAAAAAACAAGGTGAAGGGGCATTACCTTACATCATTTCTAATACCGAGACAAGACTTATAACCGCTCTGGGTAAAGAACATTATGAAAATATAAAACCTTTTATTACCTGGCTTGGGAAGATAAATGTTAATACCGCCTCTAAAGAAGTTTTGTATGCTTATTTTTTAGGGACATTAGGGGCTGATTCGACTCATTTTGCGGATGAGATAATTAGTGCCCGCAATAAATCCCCATTTAAAACATATCTTGAGTTAGATGATAGAATAGCGGAGTTTAATACCATTAAAAAGGCTAATGATTATGTCCCTGTGCGTGAATATCTTACAGTAAAATCTACCCAGTTTACGATTGAATCCGTAGGACATTTAACCAACAGCCCTTTTACAAAAAAAATAACAGCCATTGTTGAACGAGAAGAAAAAAGTGGGAAATTTCAGGTAAAGATACTTAGCTGGCATGCAAGTTAA
- a CDS encoding DUF5752 family protein, translating into MLNIIFIMEPFLFYTRFNQTILLGKKARDLKELLDGIKTVPGSSIYHHTHRFLQQYQYLVPEPPNDFAYWVNNVLNEKLLGEKLFSINIIQFHWIEEIRKKFVEIIEQHLLKDARNVQCPEDEAFYFVSSKSFILKTPYVANNLNEFKDIVKKISADSLYFHIFEARLRLKKEDNDFSLWFRDAGYAQLANKMANLDPYAYTLESLRGKIISLME; encoded by the coding sequence ATGCTGAATATAATATTCATTATGGAGCCATTTTTATTTTATACCAGATTTAATCAAACCATACTCTTAGGTAAAAAGGCAAGGGATTTAAAAGAATTATTAGACGGGATAAAAACAGTTCCCGGCTCATCAATCTATCATCATACTCACAGGTTTTTACAACAATATCAATATCTTGTTCCAGAACCTCCAAACGATTTTGCCTACTGGGTTAATAATGTTTTGAATGAGAAACTACTGGGTGAAAAATTGTTCAGTATTAATATCATCCAGTTTCATTGGATTGAAGAGATAAGGAAAAAATTTGTGGAAATAATCGAACAACACCTTTTAAAAGACGCTCGGAATGTCCAGTGTCCTGAAGATGAAGCGTTTTATTTTGTATCTTCAAAGAGTTTTATCTTGAAAACTCCTTATGTGGCAAACAATCTCAACGAATTTAAGGATATAGTCAAAAAAATAAGTGCTGATTCCTTGTATTTTCATATCTTTGAGGCAAGGTTAAGACTAAAAAAGGAAGATAACGATTTCTCTTTATGGTTCAGGGATGCTGGCTATGCTCAACTGGCAAACAAAATGGCAAATTTAGACCCTTATGCTTATACCCTCGAAAGTTTAAGGGGAAAAATTATCTCGCTGATGGAATAA
- a CDS encoding glycosyltransferase yields the protein MLNINNYTKIVGQEVIDDLYFLANCLKGKVIQNINSTAVGGGVAEILTRMLPLIQQLGIDFRWDVIKGNERFFVITKKIHNALHGVKTEFSDEDLEYFIEINRNNAQELNLIGDIIFVHDSQPIALVEEKKNLDKKWLWRCHIDFSTPQKDIWEFLKQYINQYDTAVFSAPAFSRELSIPQVLISPSIDPLSDKNKEIPEDVIDSILERYGIDKNRPIITQISRFDYLKDPLGVIGAYFEVKKYVDCQLILAGGGATDDPEGMEVLNKVRNEAEKDRDIFVLFLPPASDIEINALQRASSVVLQKSLKEGFGLTVAEALWKAKPVIAGAVGGIPLQITHKYSGVLTRSIEGTVYWIKRLINEPEYAKKLGENGREHIKNNFLITRHIQDYLLLFLSMFYEGDIVYL from the coding sequence ATGCTGAATATTAATAATTATACAAAGATTGTTGGTCAAGAGGTGATAGATGACCTGTACTTTTTAGCTAACTGTCTCAAAGGAAAGGTTATCCAAAATATAAACTCAACCGCAGTTGGCGGTGGTGTGGCTGAAATCCTGACCAGGATGTTACCTTTAATTCAACAGTTAGGAATAGATTTTAGATGGGATGTTATTAAAGGGAATGAAAGGTTTTTTGTGATAACCAAAAAGATTCATAATGCCTTACATGGGGTAAAAACCGAGTTTTCAGATGAAGACTTAGAATATTTTATCGAAATAAATCGTAACAATGCCCAGGAGTTAAATCTTATTGGTGATATTATTTTTGTTCATGATTCTCAACCAATTGCCTTAGTTGAGGAAAAGAAGAATCTTGATAAAAAATGGCTCTGGCGTTGCCATATAGATTTCTCAACTCCACAAAAAGACATCTGGGAGTTTTTAAAACAATATATTAACCAGTATGATACAGCTGTCTTTTCAGCACCAGCCTTTTCCAGGGAACTTAGCATACCGCAGGTTCTTATTTCTCCGTCAATTGACCCGTTAAGTGATAAAAATAAAGAGATACCGGAAGATGTAATCGATTCTATTTTAGAAAGATACGGGATTGATAAAAATCGTCCGATTATTACTCAAATCTCCAGATTTGATTATTTGAAAGACCCATTAGGTGTAATTGGGGCATATTTTGAGGTAAAGAAGTATGTTGATTGTCAACTAATTTTAGCCGGCGGCGGAGCAACAGATGACCCTGAAGGGATGGAGGTTTTGAACAAAGTTAGAAATGAGGCAGAAAAGGATAGAGATATTTTTGTTTTATTCCTTCCACCAGCAAGTGATATTGAAATAAATGCCTTACAACGAGCCTCGAGCGTAGTTTTACAAAAATCGTTGAAAGAAGGATTTGGTTTAACTGTGGCAGAGGCACTCTGGAAGGCAAAACCAGTCATCGCTGGTGCAGTTGGCGGCATCCCCCTTCAAATCACTCATAAATATTCTGGTGTTTTGACCCGCTCTATCGAAGGAACTGTTTATTGGATAAAACGACTTATTAATGAACCTGAATACGCAAAAAAACTGGGTGAAAACGGTCGAGAACATATCAAAAATAATTTCTTGATTACAAGACATATCCAGGATTATCTCTTGTTGTTTTTATCGATGTTTTATGAGGGGGATATTGTATATCTGTAG